A DNA window from Bacillus sp. 2205SS5-2 contains the following coding sequences:
- a CDS encoding AtpZ/AtpI family protein, which produces MRQPNRRPLQAMALYSAILSELVGGILMGIFAGRWTDRQFDTEPLFLIIGLLLGLATGTYAMTRTVQHFYSGDS; this is translated from the coding sequence ATGCGTCAACCTAATCGACGTCCTTTGCAAGCAATGGCGTTATATTCGGCCATCCTGTCGGAATTAGTCGGAGGAATTTTAATGGGCATCTTCGCCGGAAGATGGACAGATCGTCAATTCGACACAGAACCACTTTTTTTAATCATCGGACTTCTCCTCGGTTTAGCAACTGGAACATATGCTATGACCCGAACAGTCCAACACTTCTACTCGGGAGATTCGTGA
- a CDS encoding ATP synthase subunit I — protein sequence MPELQHMFTRHRKYIFYLLSISVLGWGFTSYQSLFLGFILGASFSLLNHWLMVRRIERFGNAVVEGRKVRSLGTFSRMGSAVLAVMISTRYPEYFHLLSVILGLMTSYLVVMIDYAIISVFKSHK from the coding sequence ATGCCGGAATTACAACACATGTTTACAAGGCATCGCAAGTACATATTCTACCTGCTCTCCATCTCAGTCCTCGGTTGGGGATTTACCTCCTATCAATCTCTTTTTTTAGGGTTCATTCTCGGTGCATCATTTAGCCTATTAAACCATTGGCTAATGGTGAGAAGGATTGAAAGGTTTGGAAACGCAGTCGTGGAAGGTCGTAAAGTGCGATCGCTTGGTACCTTTTCGCGAATGGGGTCTGCGGTATTAGCGGTAATGATTTCTACTCGTTATCCCGAATATTTCCACCTCCTGAGCGTCATACTTGGATTAATGACAAGTTATCTTGTCGTTATGATAGATTATGCTATTATCTCAGTTTTCAAATCACATAAATAG
- the atpB gene encoding F0F1 ATP synthase subunit A gives MHHEAPLYHLDFFGMTTLTFNLGNVLMITVVSLIVFLLAVLSTRNLSVTNPNGMQNFMEWVMDFVKNIIKSNMDWKTGGRFHILGITLIMYIFVSNMIGLPFSVVIEGELWWKSPTADPVVALTLATMVVGLTHYYAIKMKGFGEYSKDFVRPMWFLFPLKIIEEFANTLTLGLRLYGNIYAGEILLSLLVAGLAANFGGHLAAIIPTLAWQGFSIFVGGIQSFIFVMLTMVYMAHKVSQDH, from the coding sequence TTGCATCATGAAGCACCGTTGTATCATTTAGATTTTTTCGGCATGACAACATTAACATTCAACTTAGGTAATGTACTAATGATTACCGTTGTATCCCTTATTGTTTTCTTACTCGCCGTACTGTCCACCCGTAATCTTTCTGTGACAAACCCGAATGGGATGCAGAACTTTATGGAATGGGTCATGGATTTTGTGAAAAACATTATCAAAAGCAATATGGACTGGAAAACCGGTGGGCGCTTCCACATCCTTGGCATCACGCTCATCATGTATATTTTTGTTTCCAATATGATTGGCCTTCCGTTTTCAGTCGTTATTGAAGGGGAGCTTTGGTGGAAATCACCAACTGCCGATCCAGTCGTAGCCTTGACTCTCGCAACAATGGTCGTTGGGTTAACGCACTATTATGCGATCAAAATGAAAGGTTTTGGTGAATATAGTAAAGATTTCGTTCGGCCAATGTGGTTCTTATTCCCCTTGAAAATCATTGAGGAATTTGCAAATACATTAACGCTTGGTCTTCGACTTTACGGTAATATTTACGCGGGCGAAATCCTTCTATCCTTACTAGTTGCAGGTTTAGCTGCGAATTTTGGTGGACATTTAGCCGCCATTATCCCAACGCTCGCTTGGCAAGGTTTCTCAATCTTTGTCGGCGGTATCCAATCATTTATCTTTGTTATGTTAACGATGGTTTATATGGCTCATAAAGTTAGTCAGGACCATTAA
- the atpE gene encoding F0F1 ATP synthase subunit C: protein MGLIAAAIAIGLAALGAGIGNGLIVSKTVEGIARQPEARGMLQTTMFIGVALVEAIPIIAVVIAFMVQGQ, encoded by the coding sequence ATGGGTCTTATAGCAGCAGCAATTGCAATCGGTTTAGCAGCACTAGGTGCAGGTATTGGTAATGGTCTTATCGTTTCAAAAACAGTAGAAGGTATTGCACGTCAACCAGAAGCACGTGGAATGCTACAAACGACAATGTTCATCGGGGTAGCATTAGTTGAGGCGATTCCTATCATCGCCGTTGTTATCGCGTTCATGGTACAAGGTCAATAA
- the atpF gene encoding F0F1 ATP synthase subunit B produces the protein MFTNAFVLGEAATHTEFINTGDIIFQLVMFIILLVLLRIFAWGPLMGIMKQREDYIAGEIKAAEASRTDAELKLEEHRTLLKQARQEAQGFVESAKKQGEQQREEIITAARTESGRLKEAAKVEIQQQKEQAVTALKEQVASLSVLIASKVIEKELTVADQEKIINDYLKEAGEER, from the coding sequence GTGTTTACGAACGCATTTGTTCTCGGAGAAGCAGCAACACATACTGAGTTTATCAATACTGGAGATATCATTTTCCAACTAGTGATGTTTATTATCCTGCTTGTCTTACTTCGCATCTTCGCTTGGGGTCCATTAATGGGCATCATGAAGCAACGTGAAGATTATATCGCAGGTGAAATTAAAGCGGCCGAAGCTAGCCGTACGGATGCAGAATTAAAATTAGAAGAGCATCGTACTCTTCTAAAACAAGCACGCCAAGAAGCACAAGGCTTCGTTGAAAGTGCTAAAAAACAAGGTGAGCAGCAACGTGAAGAAATTATCACAGCAGCTCGTACCGAATCAGGTCGTCTGAAAGAAGCAGCCAAAGTTGAAATTCAACAACAGAAAGAGCAAGCTGTTACAGCACTTAAAGAGCAAGTCGCTTCTTTATCTGTTCTAATTGCGTCGAAAGTTATTGAAAAAGAACTAACAGTTGCTGATCAAGAAAAGATTATCAACGACTATCTTAAAGAGGCAGGCGAAGAGCGATGA
- a CDS encoding F0F1 ATP synthase subunit delta, whose amino-acid sequence MSKAVAKRYALALFELAQNNNQIDSVEEEMVAVKSVFEQNEPFLELLQSPKLSRDEKKRLMNEAFNSASPIVLNTLKLLIDQKRQEHVIAVADQYIHLANEAKGVAEATVYSTKPLSEVEKIAVSATFAPKVGKKTLKIENKIDSNLIGGLKLRIGNRIFDGSIAGKLTRLERQLISTQS is encoded by the coding sequence ATGAGCAAAGCCGTTGCCAAACGTTACGCCCTCGCTCTTTTTGAATTAGCGCAAAACAACAACCAAATCGATTCTGTGGAAGAAGAGATGGTGGCAGTGAAGAGTGTGTTCGAACAAAACGAGCCATTTCTTGAACTGTTACAATCACCAAAACTTTCAAGGGATGAAAAGAAAAGGTTGATGAATGAAGCGTTTAATTCAGCTTCACCAATCGTGTTAAACACACTGAAACTACTGATTGATCAAAAGCGTCAAGAACATGTTATCGCAGTAGCAGATCAATATATTCACTTAGCTAATGAAGCCAAAGGTGTAGCTGAAGCAACAGTTTACTCTACGAAACCTTTATCGGAAGTAGAAAAAATCGCTGTATCTGCAACCTTTGCACCAAAAGTTGGCAAGAAAACGTTAAAAATCGAAAATAAGATTGATTCGAATCTAATTGGCGGACTGAAACTGCGCATTGGTAACCGTATTTTCGACGGCAGCATCGCAGGAAAGTTGACTCGTTTAGAGCGTCAATTAATCAGTACACAATCGTAA
- the atpA gene encoding F0F1 ATP synthase subunit alpha: MSIKAEEISALIKKQIESYQSEIKVSDVGTVIQVGDGIARAHGLDNVMAGELVEFSNGVMGMALNLEENNVGIIILGPFADIREGDEVRRTGRIMEVPVGEALIGRVVNSLGQPVDGLGPINTTKTRPIESQAPGVMDRKSVHEPLQTGIKAIDALVPIGRGQRELIIGDRQTGKTSVAIDAILNQADQDMVCIYVAIGQKESTVRNAVETLRKHGALDYTIVVTAAASQPAPMLFLAPYAGVTMGEDFMINGKHVLVVYDDLSKQAAAYRELSLLLRRPPGREAYPGDVFYLHSRLLERAAKLSDARGAGSITALPFVETQAGDISAYIPTNVISITDGQIFLQSDLFFSGVRPAINAGLSVSRVGGSAQIKAMKKVAGTLRLDLAAYRELEAFAQFGSDLDAATRAKLERGARTVEVLKQDLNKPLKVEKQVAILYALTRGFLDDIPVNDIRRFEAEMLSWLDHNHTEVLETIRTTKGLPEDSVFNAAITEFKKTFAITE, encoded by the coding sequence ATGAGCATCAAAGCTGAAGAAATCAGCGCGCTGATAAAAAAGCAAATTGAAAGCTATCAGTCAGAAATTAAGGTAAGCGATGTGGGTACAGTTATCCAAGTTGGTGACGGTATCGCTCGTGCTCATGGCCTCGACAATGTCATGGCTGGAGAGCTTGTTGAATTTTCAAACGGTGTCATGGGAATGGCACTTAACTTAGAAGAAAACAACGTTGGTATCATCATTCTTGGACCTTTCGCAGATATTCGCGAAGGAGACGAAGTTCGTCGTACCGGAAGAATCATGGAAGTTCCAGTAGGGGAAGCTCTTATTGGCCGCGTTGTTAACTCACTAGGACAACCAGTCGATGGTCTAGGCCCAATCAACACAACTAAAACACGTCCAATCGAGAGTCAAGCTCCTGGTGTTATGGATCGTAAATCCGTACATGAGCCGCTTCAAACAGGAATCAAGGCAATTGACGCTTTAGTTCCAATTGGTCGTGGACAGCGTGAGTTAATTATCGGAGACCGTCAAACAGGTAAAACATCTGTTGCGATCGATGCGATTCTTAACCAAGCAGACCAAGATATGGTATGTATCTACGTTGCTATCGGACAAAAAGAGTCAACGGTTCGTAATGCCGTTGAAACGCTTCGTAAACACGGTGCATTAGATTACACAATCGTTGTAACAGCAGCCGCTTCTCAACCAGCTCCAATGCTATTTTTAGCACCTTATGCTGGGGTTACAATGGGTGAAGACTTCATGATCAATGGCAAGCATGTCCTTGTTGTCTATGATGACTTATCTAAACAAGCAGCCGCTTATCGTGAGCTCTCCCTATTACTTCGTCGTCCTCCAGGTCGTGAAGCTTATCCAGGGGATGTATTCTACCTTCACTCTCGTTTACTTGAACGTGCAGCGAAGCTAAGTGACGCAAGAGGTGCTGGTTCAATTACCGCTCTTCCGTTCGTTGAAACACAAGCAGGCGATATCTCTGCTTATATTCCAACAAACGTAATCTCGATCACTGATGGACAAATTTTCTTACAATCTGACCTTTTCTTCTCGGGTGTACGTCCAGCGATTAACGCAGGTTTATCTGTATCCCGTGTTGGTGGATCAGCTCAAATTAAAGCAATGAAAAAAGTTGCGGGTACGCTACGTCTTGACTTAGCCGCTTACCGGGAGCTTGAAGCATTTGCTCAATTTGGATCTGACCTAGATGCTGCGACTCGTGCAAAGCTTGAGCGCGGAGCACGTACAGTAGAAGTATTAAAACAAGACTTAAACAAGCCATTAAAAGTAGAAAAGCAAGTAGCGATTCTATATGCCTTAACGCGTGGCTTCTTAGATGATATTCCAGTAAATGATATTCGTCGTTTCGAAGCAGAAATGCTTAGCTGGTTAGATCACAACCATACAGAAGTGTTAGAAACCATTCGTACAACGAAAGGTCTTCCGGAAGACAGCGTCTTTAATGCAGCGATCACTGAATTCAAAAAGACATTTGCGATCACTGAGTAG
- a CDS encoding F0F1 ATP synthase subunit gamma, whose amino-acid sequence MASLRDIKSRITSTKKTSQITKAMQMVSAAKLNRAEGNAKAFVPYMDKIQEVVASIALGSTDISHPMLVSRPVKKTGYLVITSDRGLAGAYNSNVLRTVNNTISERHKSSDDFVIICVGRVGRDFFTKRGYNVVEAIVGLPDQPNFADIIDIASKAVGMFSDGAFDELYLYYNHFVSVIQQEVTEKKVLPLSDISSSSKLTSYEFEPSGEEILEVLLPQYAESLIYGALLDGKASEHAARMTAMKSATDNAKDLIDSLTLSYNRARQAAITQEITEIVGGAAALE is encoded by the coding sequence GTGGCATCGTTACGCGACATTAAATCTCGTATTACTTCAACGAAAAAAACAAGTCAAATTACGAAAGCCATGCAGATGGTGTCTGCGGCGAAATTGAACCGTGCGGAAGGAAATGCAAAAGCATTCGTTCCTTATATGGATAAAATTCAAGAAGTCGTAGCCTCAATTGCGCTTGGTAGTACAGACATCTCTCATCCGATGCTAGTCTCTCGCCCCGTCAAGAAAACCGGTTATTTGGTCATTACTTCTGACCGTGGACTGGCGGGTGCTTATAACAGTAACGTATTGAGAACGGTGAATAATACGATATCAGAACGTCACAAATCCAGCGATGATTTTGTTATCATCTGCGTCGGACGTGTGGGACGTGATTTCTTTACTAAACGTGGATATAACGTAGTGGAAGCGATTGTTGGTCTTCCCGATCAACCAAACTTTGCAGACATTATAGATATTGCTTCTAAAGCAGTCGGAATGTTCTCTGATGGAGCGTTTGACGAGTTGTATTTATACTACAACCACTTTGTCAGCGTTATTCAACAAGAAGTAACCGAAAAGAAAGTGTTACCACTTTCAGATATCTCTTCTTCTTCAAAGCTCACTTCGTATGAGTTCGAACCGTCTGGTGAAGAAATTTTAGAAGTGTTGCTTCCTCAGTATGCAGAGTCATTGATTTACGGAGCCTTACTTGATGGAAAAGCAAGTGAGCACGCCGCTCGTATGACAGCAATGAAGAGTGCAACCGATAATGCAAAAGACTTAATTGATAGCCTTACACTTTCATATAACCGTGCTCGTCAGGCTGCGATTACCCAAGAAATTACGGAAATCGTTGGTGGAGCAGCCGCGTTAGAATAG
- the atpD gene encoding F0F1 ATP synthase subunit beta: protein MNTGHVLQIMGPVVDVKFKNGQLPDLYNALKVVTAQTEAGVSIDLTLEVALHLGDDTVRTIAMSSTDGLTRGTDVLDTGAPIMVPVGDITLGRVFNVLGENIDLDEPLEAGVRRDPIHRLAPTFEKLSTEVEILETGIKVVDLLAPYIKGGKIGLFGGAGVGKTVLIQELINNIAQEHGGISVFAGVGERTREGNDLYHEMTDSGVIKKTAMVFGQMNEPPGARMRVALTGLTMAEYFRDEQGQDVLLFIDNIFRFTQAGSEVSALLGRMPSAVGYQPTLATEMGQLQERITSTNVGSVTSIQAIYVPADDYTDPAPATTFAHLDATTNLERKLTEMGIYPAVDPLASTSRALSPEVVGEEHYSIARQVQQTLQRYKELQDIIAILGMDELSDEDKQVVHRARRVQFFLSQNFHVAEQFTGQKGSYVQVKDTVAAFKDILAGKYDHIPEDAFRLVGSIEAVLEAAKKMGVEV, encoded by the coding sequence ATGAACACAGGACACGTTCTTCAAATCATGGGTCCAGTTGTTGACGTAAAGTTCAAAAACGGTCAACTTCCTGATTTGTACAACGCACTTAAAGTTGTTACAGCCCAAACAGAAGCAGGAGTCAGCATTGATTTAACATTAGAAGTAGCCCTTCATTTAGGTGATGATACCGTTCGTACGATTGCGATGTCCTCAACGGACGGACTTACACGTGGGACTGACGTCTTAGATACTGGAGCACCAATTATGGTACCAGTAGGAGACATCACTCTTGGTCGTGTATTTAACGTACTTGGAGAAAATATTGACCTAGATGAGCCACTTGAAGCTGGTGTACGTCGTGATCCAATTCACCGACTAGCGCCAACCTTCGAAAAACTATCAACGGAAGTTGAAATTCTTGAAACAGGGATTAAAGTAGTCGATCTTCTAGCTCCTTATATTAAAGGTGGTAAAATCGGACTCTTCGGTGGTGCCGGTGTTGGTAAAACCGTTTTAATCCAGGAATTAATCAATAATATTGCCCAAGAACACGGCGGGATCTCGGTATTCGCAGGTGTTGGTGAGCGTACTCGTGAAGGAAATGACCTTTATCACGAGATGACCGATTCTGGTGTTATTAAGAAAACAGCCATGGTCTTCGGACAAATGAATGAGCCACCAGGAGCACGTATGCGTGTTGCTTTAACTGGTCTTACAATGGCTGAATATTTCCGTGATGAGCAAGGTCAAGATGTACTTCTTTTCATCGATAATATCTTCCGTTTCACACAAGCAGGATCTGAGGTATCTGCCCTTCTAGGACGTATGCCATCAGCCGTTGGTTATCAACCAACACTTGCTACTGAAATGGGTCAATTACAAGAGCGTATTACTTCAACTAATGTTGGTTCAGTTACATCTATCCAAGCGATTTACGTTCCTGCCGATGACTATACGGATCCGGCTCCAGCGACAACATTCGCTCACTTAGATGCAACAACCAACCTTGAGCGTAAGTTGACTGAAATGGGAATCTACCCAGCCGTTGATCCATTGGCGTCAACTTCCCGTGCCCTTTCTCCAGAGGTTGTTGGAGAAGAGCATTATTCAATTGCTCGTCAAGTACAGCAAACACTACAACGTTACAAAGAACTTCAAGATATCATCGCCATTCTTGGAATGGATGAACTTTCGGATGAAGATAAGCAAGTCGTTCACCGCGCCCGTCGCGTTCAATTCTTCTTATCACAAAACTTCCACGTGGCTGAGCAATTTACCGGCCAAAAAGGCTCTTACGTACAAGTAAAAGACACTGTGGCAGCATTCAAAGACATCCTTGCAGGTAAATACGACCATATTCCTGAAGATGCCTTCCGTTTAGTGGGCTCAATTGAGGCCGTACTTGAAGCAGCAAAGAAAATGGGCGTAGAAGTTTAA
- a CDS encoding F0F1 ATP synthase subunit epsilon has protein sequence MKTLKVSIVTPDGPVYESDVEMISTKAQSGELGILPGHIPMVAPLEIGAVRLKNGGNTELVAVSGGFLEVRAEQVTILAQAAEKAEGIDLKRAEEARVRAEQRMQAQKDDVDFQRAELALKRAMNRINVRSNDF, from the coding sequence ATGAAGACCTTAAAAGTCAGTATTGTCACTCCCGATGGCCCAGTGTATGAATCTGATGTGGAAATGATCAGTACAAAAGCTCAAAGTGGAGAACTTGGTATTTTACCAGGGCATATTCCAATGGTCGCTCCCTTAGAAATCGGTGCTGTCCGTTTAAAAAATGGCGGTAACACTGAGCTTGTTGCTGTATCAGGTGGCTTCCTCGAAGTTCGTGCTGAACAGGTGACAATCCTAGCGCAAGCTGCGGAAAAAGCAGAGGGCATTGACCTCAAACGAGCTGAAGAAGCAAGAGTTCGTGCTGAACAACGCATGCAAGCTCAAAAAGACGACGTCGACTTTCAACGTGCGGAACTTGCACTAAAACGTGCCATGAACCGTATCAATGTTCGATCAAATGATTTTTAA
- a CDS encoding DUF1146 family protein has translation MEAYFGQQALLSMSIHLVFFAVSFWALQALNFEKFLRTNRVAQARLLYILLSIVIGTTVSEFFLNYLSWARQLSHIF, from the coding sequence GTGGAAGCGTATTTCGGACAGCAAGCATTATTAAGTATGAGCATTCATCTAGTCTTTTTTGCGGTTTCCTTTTGGGCCTTGCAGGCGTTGAATTTCGAAAAATTTCTACGGACGAATCGTGTAGCACAAGCACGTTTGCTTTATATTCTCTTATCAATTGTCATTGGAACAACTGTAAGCGAATTTTTCTTGAATTACTTAAGTTGGGCGAGACAACTAAGTCATATCTTTTGA